The following coding sequences lie in one Syngnathoides biaculeatus isolate LvHL_M chromosome 16, ASM1980259v1, whole genome shotgun sequence genomic window:
- the LOC133514999 gene encoding ethanolamine-phosphate cytidylyltransferase-like isoform X1, with product MEAALTQSATVTTPPPPRSTELEVAVAGLHPGHSNMLKNGHHHPHSHHRHQVSKDVGPGLAPGAPKASPGKRRRKVRVWCDGCYDMVHYGHSNQLRQAKAMGDYLIVGVHTDSEISKHKGPPVFTQEERYKMVRAIKWVDEVVEGAPYVTALETLDKYNCDFCVHGDDLTLTVDGVDTYEEVKKSGRYRECKRTQGVSTTDLVGRMLLMTKAHHSNIDASDYQQHTDNFGKGKDSNGQNSHSPWTGVSQFLQTSQKIIQFASGQEPQPGDTIIYVAGAFDLFNIGHVDFLRATHKMADKPYIIVGLHFDQEVNRHKGKNYPIMNVHERTLSVLACRYVSEVVIGAPFAVTKDLLDHLKVDLVCHGKTQMYPKKDGSDPYVVPRKRGILRTVDSGNSLTTDAIVQRITKNRLLFQDRNQKKETTEIAAIQATQRHRVANQ from the exons ATGGAGGCGGCGTTGACGCAGTCCGCCACCGTcacgactcccccccccccccgttcgaCTGAGCTGGAGGTAGCGGTCGCGGGTCTCCACCCGGGCCATTCAAACATGCTCAAAAACGGACATCACCACCCCCACAGCCACCACCGGCACCAGGTGAGCAAGGACGTGGGCCCCGGCTTAGCACCCGGAGCTCCGAAGGCCAGTCCCGGGAAGAGGAGACGAAAGGTCCGCGTATGGTGCGATGGatg CTACGACATGGTCCACTACGGCCATTCCAACCAGCTGCGGCAGGCCAAGGCCATGGGAGACTACCTCATTGTGGGCGTGCACACGGACA GCGAGATCTCAAAGCACAAGGGCCCGCCGGTTTTCACCCAGGAAGAGCGCTACAAGATGGTGCGGGCCATCAAATGGGTGGACGAGGTGGTGGAGGGCGCGCCTTACGTCACCGCCCTGGAGACCCTCGACAAGTACAACTGCGACTTCTGCGTGCACGGCG ACGACTTAACGCTGACGGTCGACGGCGTGGACACGTACGAGGAAGTCAAGAAGTCGGGACGCTACAG AGAATGCAAGAGAACACAAGGAGTTTCAACCACCGACCTGGTCGGTAGGATGCTTCTCATGACCAAAGCGCACCACAGCAACATC GACGCATCTGACTACCAGCAGCACACGGACAACTTTGGAAAGGGAAA GGACTCCAATGGTCAGAACAGCCACAGTCCCTGGACGGGGGTGTCCCAGTTCCTGCAGACTTCCCAGAAGATCATCCAGTTCGCCTCGGGCCAGGAGCCGCAGCCCGGCGACACGATCATCTACGTGGCCGGGGCCTTCGACCTCTTCA ACATTGGCCACGTGGACTTCCTCCGGGCGACGCATAAGATGGCGGACAAGCCGTACATCATCGTGGGGCTGCACTTCGACCAA GAAGTGAACCGACACAAAGGGAAGAACTACCCCATCATGAATGTCCACGAGAGAACGCTCAGCGTCCTGGCTTGCCGG TACGTGTCGGAGGTGGTGATCGGCGCGCCGTTTGCTGTCACCAAAGATCTGCTCGATCACTTGAAG GTGGACCTCGTATGCCACGGAAAGACGCAAATGTACCCAAAGAAGGACGGATCTGACCCATATGTT GTGCCCAGAAAGCGAGGAATCCTGCGCACCGTCGACAGCGGGAACAGCCTCACCACGGACGCCATTGTGCAGAGGATAACCAAAAACCG GCTGCTTTTTCAAGACAGGAACCAGAAGAAAGAGACGACGGAGATCGCCGCCATCCAGGCCACGCAGCGACACCGAGTAGCAAACCAGTGA
- the LOC133514999 gene encoding ethanolamine-phosphate cytidylyltransferase-like isoform X2, with protein sequence MEAALTQSATVTTPPPPRSTELEVAVAGLHPGHSNMLKNGHHHPHSHHRHQVSKDVGPGLAPGAPKASPGKRRRKVRVWCDGCYDMVHYGHSNQLRQAKAMGDYLIVGVHTDSEISKHKGPPVFTQEERYKMVRAIKWVDEVVEGAPYVTALETLDKYNCDFCVHGDDLTLTVDGVDTYEEVKKSGRYRECKRTQGVSTTDLVGRMLLMTKAHHSNIDASDYQQHTDNFGKGKNSHSPWTGVSQFLQTSQKIIQFASGQEPQPGDTIIYVAGAFDLFNIGHVDFLRATHKMADKPYIIVGLHFDQEVNRHKGKNYPIMNVHERTLSVLACRYVSEVVIGAPFAVTKDLLDHLKVDLVCHGKTQMYPKKDGSDPYVVPRKRGILRTVDSGNSLTTDAIVQRITKNRLLFQDRNQKKETTEIAAIQATQRHRVANQ encoded by the exons ATGGAGGCGGCGTTGACGCAGTCCGCCACCGTcacgactcccccccccccccgttcgaCTGAGCTGGAGGTAGCGGTCGCGGGTCTCCACCCGGGCCATTCAAACATGCTCAAAAACGGACATCACCACCCCCACAGCCACCACCGGCACCAGGTGAGCAAGGACGTGGGCCCCGGCTTAGCACCCGGAGCTCCGAAGGCCAGTCCCGGGAAGAGGAGACGAAAGGTCCGCGTATGGTGCGATGGatg CTACGACATGGTCCACTACGGCCATTCCAACCAGCTGCGGCAGGCCAAGGCCATGGGAGACTACCTCATTGTGGGCGTGCACACGGACA GCGAGATCTCAAAGCACAAGGGCCCGCCGGTTTTCACCCAGGAAGAGCGCTACAAGATGGTGCGGGCCATCAAATGGGTGGACGAGGTGGTGGAGGGCGCGCCTTACGTCACCGCCCTGGAGACCCTCGACAAGTACAACTGCGACTTCTGCGTGCACGGCG ACGACTTAACGCTGACGGTCGACGGCGTGGACACGTACGAGGAAGTCAAGAAGTCGGGACGCTACAG AGAATGCAAGAGAACACAAGGAGTTTCAACCACCGACCTGGTCGGTAGGATGCTTCTCATGACCAAAGCGCACCACAGCAACATC GACGCATCTGACTACCAGCAGCACACGGACAACTTTGGAAAGGGAAAG AACAGCCACAGTCCCTGGACGGGGGTGTCCCAGTTCCTGCAGACTTCCCAGAAGATCATCCAGTTCGCCTCGGGCCAGGAGCCGCAGCCCGGCGACACGATCATCTACGTGGCCGGGGCCTTCGACCTCTTCA ACATTGGCCACGTGGACTTCCTCCGGGCGACGCATAAGATGGCGGACAAGCCGTACATCATCGTGGGGCTGCACTTCGACCAA GAAGTGAACCGACACAAAGGGAAGAACTACCCCATCATGAATGTCCACGAGAGAACGCTCAGCGTCCTGGCTTGCCGG TACGTGTCGGAGGTGGTGATCGGCGCGCCGTTTGCTGTCACCAAAGATCTGCTCGATCACTTGAAG GTGGACCTCGTATGCCACGGAAAGACGCAAATGTACCCAAAGAAGGACGGATCTGACCCATATGTT GTGCCCAGAAAGCGAGGAATCCTGCGCACCGTCGACAGCGGGAACAGCCTCACCACGGACGCCATTGTGCAGAGGATAACCAAAAACCG GCTGCTTTTTCAAGACAGGAACCAGAAGAAAGAGACGACGGAGATCGCCGCCATCCAGGCCACGCAGCGACACCGAGTAGCAAACCAGTGA
- the LOC133514999 gene encoding ethanolamine-phosphate cytidylyltransferase-like isoform X3, whose product MVHYGHSNQLRQAKAMGDYLIVGVHTDSEISKHKGPPVFTQEERYKMVRAIKWVDEVVEGAPYVTALETLDKYNCDFCVHGDDLTLTVDGVDTYEEVKKSGRYRECKRTQGVSTTDLVGRMLLMTKAHHSNIDASDYQQHTDNFGKGKDSNGQNSHSPWTGVSQFLQTSQKIIQFASGQEPQPGDTIIYVAGAFDLFNIGHVDFLRATHKMADKPYIIVGLHFDQEVNRHKGKNYPIMNVHERTLSVLACRYVSEVVIGAPFAVTKDLLDHLKVDLVCHGKTQMYPKKDGSDPYVVPRKRGILRTVDSGNSLTTDAIVQRITKNRLLFQDRNQKKETTEIAAIQATQRHRVANQ is encoded by the exons ATGGTCCACTACGGCCATTCCAACCAGCTGCGGCAGGCCAAGGCCATGGGAGACTACCTCATTGTGGGCGTGCACACGGACA GCGAGATCTCAAAGCACAAGGGCCCGCCGGTTTTCACCCAGGAAGAGCGCTACAAGATGGTGCGGGCCATCAAATGGGTGGACGAGGTGGTGGAGGGCGCGCCTTACGTCACCGCCCTGGAGACCCTCGACAAGTACAACTGCGACTTCTGCGTGCACGGCG ACGACTTAACGCTGACGGTCGACGGCGTGGACACGTACGAGGAAGTCAAGAAGTCGGGACGCTACAG AGAATGCAAGAGAACACAAGGAGTTTCAACCACCGACCTGGTCGGTAGGATGCTTCTCATGACCAAAGCGCACCACAGCAACATC GACGCATCTGACTACCAGCAGCACACGGACAACTTTGGAAAGGGAAA GGACTCCAATGGTCAGAACAGCCACAGTCCCTGGACGGGGGTGTCCCAGTTCCTGCAGACTTCCCAGAAGATCATCCAGTTCGCCTCGGGCCAGGAGCCGCAGCCCGGCGACACGATCATCTACGTGGCCGGGGCCTTCGACCTCTTCA ACATTGGCCACGTGGACTTCCTCCGGGCGACGCATAAGATGGCGGACAAGCCGTACATCATCGTGGGGCTGCACTTCGACCAA GAAGTGAACCGACACAAAGGGAAGAACTACCCCATCATGAATGTCCACGAGAGAACGCTCAGCGTCCTGGCTTGCCGG TACGTGTCGGAGGTGGTGATCGGCGCGCCGTTTGCTGTCACCAAAGATCTGCTCGATCACTTGAAG GTGGACCTCGTATGCCACGGAAAGACGCAAATGTACCCAAAGAAGGACGGATCTGACCCATATGTT GTGCCCAGAAAGCGAGGAATCCTGCGCACCGTCGACAGCGGGAACAGCCTCACCACGGACGCCATTGTGCAGAGGATAACCAAAAACCG GCTGCTTTTTCAAGACAGGAACCAGAAGAAAGAGACGACGGAGATCGCCGCCATCCAGGCCACGCAGCGACACCGAGTAGCAAACCAGTGA